In Gossypium arboreum isolate Shixiya-1 chromosome 3, ASM2569848v2, whole genome shotgun sequence, the sequence TCGAAAGATGTCATATTTTCATCAACATGGAGTTAACCCCCTTCGCCAAGTTAGTGGTCATATGACCATAGTAAAAGCCCTCGTCAAAAATTTGAGTCCATTTCCACGACTCCATAGTACCTAACCATTGTTGGAAAAGTGTGTTCGTGTGACcctccatgtcactctcaagtcgAGTTATCTTTTACCGAAAAATGTATTGTTCTAGCTCGTACACTGTGTATGTATTAAGAAAATATAAGTTACAGTTTCGCTCTAAAACATTTGGTTAtatattgaaaagataaggtTATCATTTGCCCATTCTCACAACTTGTCTCCGCCAGTCTGTATTTTTATAATCTCAGTGGAAGTTAGCCGTAATATGCTAGATGCAGTAAATAGATCTCCATGGCACACCAGAACGTCTAATGGCGACAATTAATCATTTCTCTCTATTGaagatgatgcaaatattatcgttACTAATAACATACATCCGCAAGTTCATAAGGAAGAATTCCTACAACTCCATGTTCTCCTTATCTACGATGACAAACGCTATTAAAAGCATGTTTTTGTTCCCGTATTGAGAAACCACAAGAAGTAGGATTTGTGTATATTTGTCGTATAACCAGGTCCCATCTACTTGCACAAACATCTTGCAGTAGGGAAATGCATGCATGCATAGATCAAATGTCCAGAACATCCGTTGGAAAATTCTTTTTTCGGTTGTAGTTGGTCATCCGGGCCATATTAAGGTCGTGTCTACAACTCAATGACAATCCTCGGCACAATCCTCGTCACGTACTCCCGCATAACGGCTATCCATCCCTATAGCTCATTGTACAATGTATCAAAAATCTTCTTACAATTGCTCCATTGTCATCTACTTAGTTATCTATGCCTTTCAGTATGATACCTGATACTAGAATTGTGCTTGTATTTCGACAATTAGTATTGAAACTTTAATGGTCTgcatgtccttcaccattggcatgatataattacagatagttttggaatcaatTTTTCGATGATCTTTTGTCATATGTGTTGAAGTacatgtgtgaggcccaacaaattttcgTATCTCCTATATCTACGACTTATGGATAAATACGGCTTGTACCCGCCAATTGCAGCTTTCCATCAACCTCCAACACTCCCCAATATGTAATGTCAGTTTAGACATGGTGACTTTGTAGTCcactgatatattcatgctataccgctCAATAGAGAATACGCACTCTTCCTTACTTTCGAATTTCTAGCCCACGAACAACTCCTCAGGATCAGAATCTATGGCCAGCCGATGAACAAGTAGTATTTCAAGGCATTTCGAGAACTCGGCTGCGTGCGCCACATTGAGGTCTATTCACAACAGGTAAGCATTAGGATTATTGTGTATCATAATAAGACGAATTTGGTTCCCGACTGAAGACACGTTAACATTTTCATCGTCATTTACGCCCTCGTCATCAATATCATTTGGGACCTCGTCTACATCGAgatcactatcactatcgaccttgtgatcagaaggatcactactattgtatacatcatcaccaaccacatcagTCTCGGGTACAGCATTAAGATCGATGTCGATCCCACATATAGTCGATTGACTATCAACGTACGATATCAGAAGCACCATACATGACTCTTGAGCTCCATGTTCGTCACCTAATGGAGTGGGATCTTTAGTTGGCTCCACACCAACTAACTCAGCTAATAACTGAATCAGTGCATTTTGGTTGCTTGGATTCCCACAATAAAGAGCAATCATTGTCTTCATGTCTTCAtcgtctacaagttccatttTGGTGAATTTTATGGGATCTGTCGAAattggaaacttgtagaaaagtttcgaaATCCTTCTCCAACAATGTCTAACAATTTTTGCACTAATCATTTCTATTATATCATCAAACGAGATggttctattaaatctcattgctatttgttagtgacattcaaatatacatctcACAATTGTTATTAAAATTACTCTATCGAAATAAATACATACGAAAAactgattatccatcttcaataataaatatgttaaaaaacaaataaaaattctCAAAACAATTTTGAACAGcaaaaaaaatacttacataaaaaattaaatgaataaaaaaagaCCAAAAGTTATAACAATATGCAatatttttcattcatatatCAGAATTTTTTAGTTCTCGTTTCGTACATGTACAAccatatttactaatttttttcatattctCTACTCTCTAACATTTATCCTTAAATTTAACCACTTAAACTCATTTCTACGTTTTCTTCCGTCTTCGGTTCTGTATTTTTATTCGGGAAATTCTCtatattaaattctaaattctctTCGAATTCATCTTCTACAATCCAATTTGAAAATTCCTCAAGATCTTTTTCCTCTTCAATCTTTATAACGAGTATTGAATTTATAAATTCTCTTGGTAATTTCCTAACAATTAACTTATCCATCCATGACATGTCAAAGACATTTTGCTTCCAATCAACTTTGTCTCGCtattttctttatttcataaGAGATTATAAACTTCACGAAGTATATAACTATATTCCAATATGTTCATAGTACCAATGTTTTCCAAAGTTGGTCTAAAATGATTTGATGCTCCCGTTCTATTAATGTCCCTCTAAGGGTCAAATATTGCACTTTATTCTTTCTAATCAGTTCATGACCCTTCCATAACACTTCTTGCATATTTTGATTTAAGGAAATAAGGTGTTGAACTATGTTTCTTCTGGTTTCATTCTGTAATATTGCAATTCTCTTATCATCTTATCAACTTTCTTCCTTTGTGCTAAAGTTGTTATCTCATTAGGCAATATTAGATTTATTgccatttctaccaatatttatgacaaaaataattttttctcaaTTTTCAGTTTTATATATTTTCCTCTTATCAtcactaactaataattaatttataatagttactaacaaaataactttcaaataaattaaaaatattaaagattaAATTCATAACCTAACAAATCACAATAAACCCTAAACAAACAATTAACCTAATCACAAGACTtactaacaaaattaataaatcaaaacaaacattaaactaacaaataatttataataataactaaaaaataactttaaaataaattaaaaacaacataaaaataacaataaataaattaaacagtCTTGACAAAATAATTTATCCTCATCATAATccattctatttttaaaaaatacaaaaatacattatccttctttttcttctcctttctttctttctttcttctccctctcttcttcattttcttttgctatttttCTTAAAACCCTGATCCTGATCTTCATAAGGCTATTAAATAAGAGTGCAAAATTGTGGCATTGGTGCCACCTATCAGATAAGGGTTACCAGTGCTGCCTATCAGATAGGCACAACCCCTTTGTACCGTTTTTGTATTTGTACAGGGTCGTGTACTAAACCCGAATTTTTCTACAAAGTGGTGTCGCCTATATACATGGCAccactaataaaataatatgtttttttaaaaaataaaatttattaaaaaaatggtGGTGCCGCCTATGAGAAAGGTACCACCCCCTAAACATACCATTTTGGTATATAGTTATCTTGACATACTATTTtagaattaaatttttatattattaatgtaaAAAGCCCTATTTTACAAaacatttattttgattttttcttattttaaaaatatataaagaccTAATCTTCAAGGAAAGAAAATAATGCAATGTGAAATCTTTCATAAAATGAAAAACTTACAAAAGTTTTTGTTCGTTTTTTTTTCCTACATGGACATGTCATTAGTAACTTTCAAACTTTGGGTGGTCCAAGTGCATTGGTCAAACAACCAAAGTCCTAAAAAATCTAGTCAATGAATTGATAATATGAGGTGAACTAAACCAAGGAagataaatttgtcaatttcGAATCCCATGGGATATCCAACTTCATCTCTCTCTAATACCCATCAATCCATTTCGTATTCATTTTTTAATCatttgagatatatatatatatattgtatttttttaatttttttaaatatatatgttttgttttttatttatacttttagatttttaaataatttttataatttttttatcaataaatgattttaatccttttttaaaaacttttaaaatggTTAAAGTACCTTGGAAGTCTCTATGTTACAGGGACTGACTCAAATTAGCCCATCTATTATTGATggagcaatttagtccctatctgTTAAAAAAACAAATAAGTCCAAATTGTAATAGAGTTAACATTTATTGTATAAAAATGCCTTGAAAATTAccttcttttttttaaattgcAGTTCAATTTTAAACAAAAGATTTCATTTACAAAACTCtacaaactttaaaaatattaacaaatgatatttttaaatagtaaatATTAACTATATTTCAATTTGGTCTTCTTTAATTCGAGAACTATATTGATCTATTTAATAGTATAGAGACTAATTTGATCATATTAAACTTCTTTTaagaaaattcatatttttaaaactaaaattaggttaacatttttagaattaaaaataaaatgataatatataTCATATGACAGAAAGCAACATGGGAGGCCGGAATGGAAACAAAATGGAAGGTTAGAGGCTGAATTAACTGAAGAGATATATGGATAAGCGCACACCATTTCAATCATACAGTATAGACTGGTCTTGCAATACAGCTCTGCACTCTAATTTCCCCTACCTTTTCTTTTTTaaagtattattattatgatgatCCTCAAATTATTTGGGTGAACGAGTGGGACTTGTCGGGTCCCAACTATACTCAACACCTTAATATTGTATGATTTTTTTTCAACTATGGAGGTCGCAACttagaaataataaacacatTAGGCTTCAATCTCAAAATTACTAAGAATGCATCTTCGCGCAATAAACATATTTCttcatttaaaaatttcatccatttatttaattaaaatgtacacttgatccgtcatatcttattatttaattattctgtaaactatactaatatttaactatttttttaagCAGTGAAGAGACTTGATAGGAATTTCCATGGTATTATGCGATTAAGTTTGGATTGGATTGCACAAGTAAGTTGGGAAAATACATAAAAGAAGTGCTTAACAACATGATACATCCATTAACGATACAAACCACTAAAAACAACGTTAATTGTATGAGGTTTTCCCCAAAAGCCTAAAGGAAACATTAAACCCAGAAATATCCCTTTGTATCTACAAGTTATGACTATTCAACCCGGGTATTTCTTTCAGCTCCAACTAACTgataaaaagaacaaaaaaaaaaaaaaacaaaaaagatatAAAAGAAGAACAGAACAGAGCAGATGAAAGAACAGAACTGTGAGCTTTTTTTTGTCTTTGGTTTTAACATGCTTTGGCGACACCATTAGGCTCGGTTTAACACTGAGGCTTTCCGCTTCCCAGCGTGAGCTCCAGATCATCCATTCCTATGTCATGAATCCTCTCTCCTTCCCATGGTTTCACCTGTCCACTCTCAAACTCAAACTCTGCACCTCTTCCTTTATCTTTTACGCCCAAATCATTATGCAAATTTTGGGGAGGCAAAGGTTTCACAAGTTTAAAAAAAGTTGGAGAAGTCGGCACTTGAGATGTAGAAGGTGCAAACTTTTGAAAGCTTATCCATTGTCCAGATTCAACCGTAGATGTATCGGATTCATCACATTCCGGTATAGTAGCCGGGGCATGAAAATGACGGTGGGTAGGACTAGCTGGGGCAGAAACAGCATAAAAAGGGTAGTTAAAAGAGGCCATGGATTCCTTTGCGATGGTTTCCCAGTTGGGAAGGGGCTTAGGATTTCTTGAGGTAGGAGATGAAAGTGGGGGTGTAACAGGGGCACTGTTTGAGATTCTGAGTGGAGGCAGAGATGAAGGAATGGCGTTTCGAAGGAAGGGAAGGAGAGTAGAGGGGTTATTAGCATCAAACCTAGTGGGACTAGGGTAGGAAGAGGAGGAAGGACTGACTTGACATGAAGGAATTGGACTTGGAAATGCAGATGATAATGGACTTGGATTTTGGGATGAAAATAGGGTAATCTTACTTGAACTTCCACCTATATCTATTGGAGGTGGCTTACATCCCTGAACAAACAATTTCAATTAAAACCCAGAATTTATCAGCACCATAAAAACTCCCAACTcaacaaactcaaaatcaataTCAAACTGAAACCGAACAGatcaagggaaaggaaaaagccCGGAaagcaatttaaaaaaaataaagaaaaagaaaaaagaactaGATCCAACATGAATTAGCACAAACAAATGAGCATTGAAGTTATAAAAAAGAATGCAGTTTCTTTCACAGAGATCTAAGATTGTGAAAAGAAGAGAAGGGTAAGTACGAAACCTTGCGATAAGTAGTGCCATCATCTTCTACGACCCAACCAGCCTCGGAACAAAGAGCCTTGAGGACCTCATTGTTATCACAGTGCTTGGGCAAATTGTAGTTCCCTTGAGCTCTAAGGCCAGTATAAATCTTAGCAGCAATGGCTCTTCTCCTCCTTTCTCTCCTCCTGTTATTCTCCCTCTCCCTCCACGACGGTTTCCTCCTTGGAGCCGGCGTCGACGTCGCCCCATCCGATGTcatctctccctctctctccGGCGTGAAGGTGCGTTGTAGAGGATTATAACaccaaacaaagaaaaagaaggaagaagTGGAGAAGATCACGAGTCACGAGGAATACGCTTTAGCTTGggtggaaacaaaaaaaaaaacgttAAAAGAAGAAAGAATCTTTGGGTGTCTCGGTTTCAGACCCAAATGAAACGATGAAAAGGGGAGGGAAATTACATTTCACAGTCTATAAATGGTGATGGAGCGCATCAGATCCAAGCCCGTTTTACAAAATAGAAAAGAATTCATTCACTCAGAGAGGTGTGTGTTGGGCTCAAAGACAAATGCAACCCACAATGAATCAGGCCTTGTCTCTATTTCACCAAGTAAGGATACATATATCTTTTtaatcaatatttattttatatgcttTAACCTCATCTATTTCaagctttttaattaattaaaatttgaaaattaaatattctctaaccaaaatttTTAGAACCACTACTTCGTATGCTTCGATTAAATACATCActgaaaaacataaaaaaaaattaattcaacttaatTTTTAGCCTAATTTTATCGGTTTATACCAATTTGTGGGTCAATCAGTTTGATGTCTCTTTCCAAACTGATATCCCGACTGGTTCAATTAGTTTAACACAATTGTGACTCTAAACCTCTACACTTAGTATACTTAGAATTTAACCCTCcaacttttattttcaaaaatctaATCGTTTAATTTTATGAATGTAAAAATCCGtcttcaaattatatataactaAATAATATTAGGataaaaattaaagaataataattaaatattaaatttaagcaaacacgaaaattaaaattaactatctttcataaaatgaaaaggaaaaagaaaagaagttgGTGGGGCGTGTGACACTTGTCTTCATGAGGAAGGTCCTTTTATTTATAGGTTTTAGTATGTTAtttattggctaaattataaagtaaagatgtaaatattataatatgtattcttattatatttgaaatttaattttcataattttat encodes:
- the LOC108454353 gene encoding protein BRASSINAZOLE-RESISTANT 1-like; the encoded protein is MTSDGATSTPAPRRKPSWRERENNRRRERRRRAIAAKIYTGLRAQGNYNLPKHCDNNEVLKALCSEAGWVVEDDGTTYRKGCKPPPIDIGGSSSKITLFSSQNPSPLSSAFPSPIPSCQVSPSSSSYPSPTRFDANNPSTLLPFLRNAIPSSLPPLRISNSAPVTPPLSSPTSRNPKPLPNWETIAKESMASFNYPFYAVSAPASPTHRHFHAPATIPECDESDTSTVESGQWISFQKFAPSTSQVPTSPTFFKLVKPLPPQNLHNDLGVKDKGRGAEFEFESGQVKPWEGERIHDIGMDDLELTLGSGKPQC